DNA from Cygnus atratus isolate AKBS03 ecotype Queensland, Australia chromosome 7, CAtr_DNAZoo_HiC_assembly, whole genome shotgun sequence:
CTTCCCCTTGCTTGTGCCTTTCTCATTTACTTTTGGCTACTTTGATGGAGCCTATGTAACGCTGATCCCTGTTGTGACGGCAGATGTAGTGGGAACTTCTTCCTTATCATCAGCACTGGGTGTTGTGTATTTTCTGCATGCCATACCGTATCTAGTGAGCCCACCTGTTGCAGGTCAGTTCACAAATGACTTTCCTATAATCATATCATTACTTTGATTTCAACTGTTGACCAAAGCAGAATAGTCTGGCATTTAGTCTAGACTTGGACAAAAATAGATATCAATGTCATAGTAAGCATTTTACTGTCACTGTCAATTACCATTTTACAATTTGATGGAaggtttctttgaaaaaattgtggttttttttgtttttgttttttttctcctggaagcTTTTGAGCATCTCATGTTTTACCCTCTGACGGAGCATTCTCTGTCTGTGGAACTGTGTACTGAAGGGTGAAGCATAGGGTAGGCCAAGCGCAGGCATGCACTCTGTGGTGTCCAGGTGGGAAGGACCTGGCCACTGGCTCTGGGCTGTTCTCCTgcagcttctttctctctcactaGTGACTAAAAGCTGTGGTACAGTATTTACTCTAATTTTCAAGCTATAGGTTTTTCAACATTTTGAGTATATTAGTAACAGTCcccatttttccctttgaattgGTCAAAATAATATTCCTCTGGTGTGTTTATTGGACTGGTGGGAAGACGATGCAAAGTGCCTTGTCATCTCCTTTTCAGTTTCCCTGGAAGAAATGCAGGTAGGCTTTGGTGAGATGTAATAGGAAAGGATAGGAAATACACACTGAATGGGCAGGTAGTCCCTGGGCAGGGAAACAACACACATAGACCTTCATAAGACCTGAGATCCACTTAAGCTCTGTCTTGATGGAATGATTTCTACATATAGAGtaagctgaaattaaaaacaaaacaaaacaaacaaaaaacagacaaaaacactaTGAAATCTGGCTTCTAAGATCTGTTACATTATCACTTCACATAAGTAAGAAACTGTGTAAGTAGATGGAAGAAAAGATTTCTCTGAAATcatacagttttgaaaatgctaGCTAAAGAGATTCATTGCAAgctgttggttttgttatttttttgatcTAGAGGACTTAATCTTTTTATCTCTGAACTGCTTTGAACAGTGAGTGAGTCAGCTTCACTACTGTTGGTCACAAACTCATCCCTGTGATATCAAAGCATCTTTTCCCCTATCAGTTTCATTGCAGTGAAGTAATGATGAGAGCTGTACTCCTGTTATTCTTTAGAAAGATCTTGACAGTTTTGAATATTACAGAAGGTCAGAGATCTTTTTCAAATGTATAAATATGTCTTGCACATCTCTGCTGTTCACATCAATTTCCAATTGGATTCTGTTTCTGAggcttttaatttaattttctgtagcaAAAGCTACTGCAAAAGGGAATACTTTGAAGTGATGCATGAGCCTAGGGCATAGCTTGCTAGCTATTTCAGTCAAGGGGATCTCATGTACACCGTATTTAATCCTGTGGCTCTTCTAAGCATGTCTTAAGACGGCCGGTTCAATCCATGTGGTTGAAAGATGTCTGTGCAGTATCGTGGCGATgactgctgtgctttttctcaTGGGTTTGACTTCCAAACAAAGGCCCATAATAAACTTATCTGCCTGCTGATGTTGTGGACAAatttcccccagccccaggaggtaAAGGTATAGTGATGGCGATGTAAACCTGTCTTGTTTGATGGCGTTTATATGTGATACAACTCCAGAAGTGCTGCTGATCACAGGATTTCCAAATTATAAGAATTCTGTCAggcctgaaaaaaaacatgatttgtCTTCGTACAGGTTGGCTTGTGGATACAACGGGCAGTTACACCGCGTCATTCCTCCTGTGTGGATTTTCTATGATATTTAGTTCAACGTTACTGTGTTTTGCGAGACTggcaaagaaaatcaaaagaacGCATTTAAGGTCACTCACCAATGATACCCACAGCAAACATCACATCTGGACAAATGGAGCAATAGCTTACTCTGTCACTGGAGAATTAGACCAAAAGGATGCTGAATTTTTGGCTGTGGATACAAGCAGCTATAGCAACAGATGACAAGTACCGTCAAGATTCAGCGCTGTGCAGCTGTGACTGAGACAGAGGGGGCTGCATTGTGTTGCACTGTTGAAGATGCTACTTCTGTGAAACAAGGCATCTCTGTTAGGTTTTTATGTCAGGTTTTGGTAGGCTAAAATCTACACACAGAATAGAAAGTTAATGCAGTAATAGAACAAAGCTAGACTGAAAGTAAAGAGAGTTGGTAGATACAAGTGTCGACAGATTTATTTCTAAGGAAATATGTTGACTCCAAAGGTAATCTCAAAAAAGGTAATCAgatataatgaaagaaaaatacaaagtaatcAGTCACCAAAGCTGAACAataatgtttaaattatttcaaaaatagtattaatgaaataaatttttttgGTGTTCCAGTCAATTGTTTCAATGGAGTAACACATGCCACTGAGAAACCTCTCCATTTATCAGTCTTCATTAAACTCTTTGTCAATAACTCTTTCAAATGCCAAAGCTATTTGTTATAAAATCTGCCAGGAAGCTGTGATTAATGCTGAAAGTATCTCTGAAGCAGCTTTAAGTTTTACAGTGTGCCTGCATCTTGTACATACATTGCAACTTCATTTCAAATGTGGTTTTAGAGCTACTTTCCTAGTCCCCCTACAGCAAAATTTTGAGGtgactgttgttttttcttttttttctttttcttttttctttctcctggaaACCTCTAAAGGATGAGTTTCTAAACAGTGACATTCCAGGTATGATCCTCCAGCTGATCTTTTCTGGGTGGATCGAAGAGTTGCTGTGGCTGCTCAGCCATCTGAAGAGGAGTAAATCTGTACCAGGAGACTAGATGTGCTGGTAGACAAACCTGCTCTAGCTTCATTAGTTGGAAGAAGTCCAAAGGCAGCCCAGGAGACTGGGAGGAGAAGCTCATGTTTTTCCAAATGCAGAGTCTCTTCCTCCTGTAAAATCACTAGTTgttgaaaaaattaatttttgggAGCAGACGACTGAGAAACTCCCACCCCAGATGCTATTACTAAAGAAGATCTTGACAGACAAGTTGCTCCTCCTGCATATTGCAATGGCAAGCCTGTCCCTTTTTGGATCCAGGAGACATATCTTCAGGTGGTGCAAATTACTCATTGATACCAACTGGAGAGCTGATCAGATCACTTGTCCTGGCTGGCCAGACAGCAACAGCTGTGATTTGCTGATGATTTCCTGCTACTTGTGCTAGGGATGTACTACAGCTGGCTGATTCATGGGACCTAGAGACTGAATGTAGCTCATGGGGGTAAATTACTGATGTGATGGTTTATTGAATAATGGGATGCTTCTACATGTCCAAAGTGAAACTGTTAGAGATGGAGGAACTTCACATTCTGAAGtgcaaatcttttctgtttgatgCTGTATAAAACTGTATTCTGTTCACTAGCAAATTGATCAGAGTCCAGATAAGTTTTATTAATGCTATGCTAGTAATTTTGTTAATCACTTGCAGTATATTTGATGTTTGCTATTGGTGTCCTATTCCATTCTGTGCCTCAGAAGTGAAAGCAACACAGGCTGCTGTTCACAAATTTGATTTAGATCAGGAGTACACCCACGGGGtcataatgtattttttatatatatgaatagTATGCGTAtcaatttcttctatttttcatgcatatttcaaatataacaTATTAAAATTGTTTGACTTCAGTTGTCTGCGCTCAAAGCATTTACCACTACCATGCTCCAGAAGTACAGttacagtttgtttgttttttaagggaCGATAATATTCAGGCTGTTCTCCATACAGGGTAGGCTGGCATAGCACAGCGCAGCAGTAGGCAGAGACACCTGAGAAAGCTGTGAACAATTTGTCAGGACAACATGGTGCTTTCCCACCAGACCACTGAGCAGTGATGGATGCGAGCTTGGAAAGAGCATTCAGATGAATCCTGCCAGTGCTAATGCTCTGTTCCAGGTGTTCCATGCAGTGCATGAAAGCACAGTGTAAGTGCAGAATATGATCTTTaattggttttatatttttttttctaggcctTTGGACAGCTCTGCTGTTTCAGCTTTGTGTTTAGTCTTGCATTGTACCTGTGGAAAGCTGAATTTTCATGTTAGCAAAAAGTACCTCAGGGTCGGGCAACTAACGCGTGGATTTAGCACTTACTCCCCCATAGAGTGAATGAGCAGGTCCTGAAGAGCAGGGTAGTTAGGGATCCAGTGAATGGggcccaaacaaacaaaaaagtgcttAGGAGCAATTGCATAAAATGAAGAGTCCACAAACAAGCCCCAGTTTTGCAAAGGTGAGCTAAGGCAAAACCACCCTGAGGCTTGTTGACATCCCTCCTGGGATGTCATTTGCTACAAACCCCAGCTGCCCAACAGCTCCGGGTCTGAATTTAACCCCAAACTCccagtgctgagcagtgccCGGCTGGTGGGGCCTGCAGAGCTCTTTCTGTCCTGGGTGGCAGCCAGACACTTGCCTGCGCAGATGCAGGATGCTGTCAGGGCTTCCTAAAGAGTAATGAATGACAGCGGACTGGAAAGGCAGCGGGGGACACAACTGCTGGAAGcacagcatttgtttctgtCCCAGGAGGTTTGAAATGGAGCAATCGTCATTCTTTTGAAAGTCCTTATATTGAAGTGAGAATCGTTTATCAAATCTGTTTTGGAGAGGGAGGCATCTAAGAAATAGAGCCTTGAAAACCTGTGTGAAAACTGCGTTGGAAAAGTAAAGCCccttctgtggaaaaaaaataaaaattaaacacttcTACCAGCTTGGATACTTTCTCCCCTGAAAAACGAAGGTGTCTGTGCTATTATATGGTGAATATACCTCATACTGCCAATATTCCTTGTCTGCTTTCTGAAGTGTCACAAGTTTATTTGGGAAGAAAGGGCATGGTTAAGATAAGCTGTAACAACACCTCCTGGTCAGCACGATGAAGTCCTTAAGCACAATCGCCTCAATAAATAATGCTTTCTGCTAAGTGACTTCTGATGTATTCCAGTACAGTCTCCTAGATGATCCTAGGAGGCTCACAAACGAATGCCTCGTGCAGGGttagccccccccccccgctttttCCTGCAGCGAGGCAGTTGCGTTCACACGCGGATCAGCCGGCTTCGCTCCGGCGCCGCTCCGCTTCTGCCCGCTGGGCTTGGGCGGCGCGGGTGGCGGTGCCGCAGCACCACCCAGCGGGAGGCGATGAGGATCGCTCACGGTGATGAAGATCGAGCCTTTCAGGCTCGCCTTTTTGCCCGAAATAGCTCGCTGCCTCTCCGTGTTTCCCGGGAAAGGGGCGGCAGGGTGtggaggggagcaggggtgTGCAACCGGGGCTTCGGGAGCCTGCGCGACCCGTCCCTTCGtctcttccctgctgccctcaggAGGGCTTGGATGGAAACTGTGCTGACGTGAGAAACCTCAAGACCGAGCAGCGTAGCGGGGTCACCTCGTGTACCGTTTTGCCCcacagctgagcccagcaccgTAGGTAATCACCAGTTCCTGACTTCAGCCCTGCCGTTGTACCTACGAGCTTTGAGCACCGTGTGTCAGTCCCGCTCCCATCCTCCCcgttctcctccctccctcccctttccctaGGTAGGGCCGCCGCTGTTTGTAAGAGGAAAAGCTGGCAGGTGGCTAGAAAACGAGGCCAGACTTGGTTAAGTTTGTTAAGTTAGCAGTCCCAGGTGTGGTTGAGTGTGCTGTGCACACTGTTATGCTCCTGGCTGCTTTTGCTCGTGCTGTAAAAGATTCTCAGAGAGCTGAGAGGTTCCTTGGTGCTTCATTGCCTGGCACCATGTTTTACGCTCCTGTAGGACACTGTCCTGTCTGTGCATggggcctgctgctgctcagggggcAGGAAGACTCCAGGGGGGCTGGGAACAGAAATGCCCACCCTCCCATCCTCCCAGGGGCACGTGTACAGGCTGCTTAAGCGCTGGCAGTTGGATAGTGTTGCTGCCATATGTGTGGCTGAAGCTCTGACATCTTCTGAAGCTTGTTGTCAAACTTCAATGCGCACCTTAACCTGGTGTGTGGGCTCTGTCACCAGCTGGCTTCGTTCTACACGACTGGCTAGGGCTCAGGAGTGTTCCGGAAATGCAGTATTAATTTTGCCAAGCACCATCATCTATTATGCCAAGGTATGTAATGTGGAATTAGACTGGCAAGCTGTGAATACCTTTAGTTAGATATCTGAAGACAATCACTTCCTTAACCTAGTCACTGTCCTCTCAaccctttcttcccttcttgcGTGCTCTGTGTTCACTCAGCCCTTCTCCCACCTGCACCTTGCACTCGGGTTTCCATTTGTCCAGTTCTCCAGCTCCACTCCATGCTCCATTTCTGGTTCAGTACATTGCTCGTGTTTTCTGTCCCTGGCTTGTTTCACAATGTGGCCACAGACAACCATCTCTCTGGCATCTCAGACGCTGCCTTTCCTTCCACTCCAGACGTTTGCTCTAGTGGTTCCCAAGAGTGCCAGTTTGGGTAAACTATATGGATGCTATTTTCTGCACAATTTAATTCTTTGGGGGAGCATCTCTGAAACCAGCCTTGCCAAGAGTCTGGGAAAATAAATGGGGCTATCTCCTGACTTTTCCATATCCTGCCCAAACTTTATCccttttacttttttgaaaggatgtttccctttctttcatctACTAACATGAGCGTTGGTCAGCGGAGAGATACTAGAAGCAGCAGTTGGACGATGCAATGCTCTTTGATAGTTCACAACAATAATACACGTTTTAAGTTTCCAAGTAAACTAGACAAACTGTGGTTGTTTAAACAGTGGTCATTTATGTTAAACAGCACACAAGGTAGTAATCTGAACAAGTCTTCAACACAAATTTCTTCTAAATGACACAAAAAGAGTCTTTccttaatatttgaaaatgcacCAGCAATGTCCATTGTAGCATCAGCATGCCTTTCAAATTGATAggttaaatgttaaaatagcaTAATTCCCTGATCTTTTTCTCAGTAGAAGGTAAGATCTGGTtccagctgtgtcctgcagaTCATCACTCAAAGACAACCTTTATACTACTATTAGTACGGAAGGCTAAGATTGCTTAgctattatttattctttctaagCATGCTCTTTAGCAGTGAACGAACAAGCAAATGCACAATCATCATCCAGTCATCATCTACAGTTTCTACACCATCACCAGAAGGTGGTGGTACCAGGTTTTTCATCTGGTTATAACTTCAACCTTAAAATCTGGTTATAACTTCAAccataaaatgtgctttttttttttttttttttttttttgagaagggATTTTGGGGGCTTCAGCTTGAGAGGGAAAGTCGTAGCTCACATAACGCACTCAGATATTCTTCATTGTCAGGGTTACGTTCAATGGCTTTCTCATAGCACTCAATTGCTTCTCGGTTCTCACCATCTAGCTGGTGAATGAGTCCAAGTATACCAAAATCTACTTCATCTTCTAAACCTCTCCGAATTCTCTCTCCCAACAATTTTTTGAGGGCAGTTTTGCACATATATCTTTCATAAGAATCTCCTCCAATTTTCAGCCCTTCTTTGTAATATCTAATGGCTTCAGATTCTGATCTCTTACAATACTGATGAAAATATCCGTATCGGTAGTATAGTGATTGTTTTTCATCAGAAGTCAGATTATTTatctgaaatgctttctgaaatgtctcttctgcttctttatacttctttgcttttgcatACATGACTGCTAAGTCAATATAGCCagaacaaaattttgttttttggtcaatcactgctttaaaatgaaaaatgcattcttgAGTGAGTTTTTCCACTTGATCTTGAGGTGGATTTCCTGCCCTTTCCAACTGCTTCAGCTTTGCTCTGTAACAGACTCCCATCTGGTGACGCAAAAAGATAGATTTTGGTGTCACTGCTAAGGCTCTTCTCAAAATCTCCAGTGCCTTGTccacttctcctttctttctataaaatatGGCAGCATATCGCAGGAAATAAGGAAGATTGGGGgttttctgcattgctttttcaATGTATCTCTCCCCTTCATCATCTTGACGTAACTCCCGAAGTTTTAATGCAAGTAGTGCCATAAGAAAAGTGTCCGTTTGATTCAGTTCCACTGCACGCTTCAGGATCTCCACAGTTGAGTTTGCTTCTTCATTTGTTCCATTAGAATGTTCTTCCAAACGATACACTGCTATTGCATAGCCAGCATTAAATTCTGGGTTGTTGGGTTCTTTGCTCAGAGCCTTTTCAAAGCACTCCTTTGCTCTCTCATAGTACTTTTTCCCAAACTTTAATAGTGCCCACCCTTGCTCAACATAGATTTCTGGAAGCTGAATCTTCAACTGAGCAGTACCTGAAAgttttttgcagctgttttccaCTTGGCTTACATAAGCTTGAGCTTCTTCGTATCTGGCCATGTGGTAATAGATCCAGGCATAGTTTCCCCAGGTAACAAGACTTTTCATGTCGATTTCATTTGGATAATGTTTTTGAACAAATTCTTCAGCTTTCTGGAGATTTTCCAGGGCTTCCTTGTTTGAGTGCTTTAGGTGACATACATAAGAGAGTAGATTGTAATTTCTGAGATTTTCATAAAATCCAATATCAATCAGATCAATTATTGATTCCTCTAGGTAATCGAGATCTACATCCTCCTTCAGCAAAGTCCATGTAAAATAACATTCTAGCTGCAGCAGGGACTTCTTCAAGGAATTATTGGAAATGGTACtagaagaaatcaaagaaaagattACTTACACTCAATTTACTTTTTGCTACTCATGTTTTTAAACTGGGCATGATGTACTTCAAAAGTAGGCAATACCTCACTTGGTGCCGCTAGTCAACAGTAGTTCAAGTAAGCCAAAGCTGTGGGGCGCCGTAAGTCTAGAGAGCTCAGCAGTTCTTTCAGTAATTCTCTTTGCCAGTGGAACTGAGGGCACCTCTTACACAGCCAAAGAGCTGGTGGTCTAGATGCCATAGAAGAGGGCTGGTCTCTAGTGTAAGGTTGGCACTCCCCTGAGCCTCAGAAATGTATTACCCTGCTTGGAAAGTTTGCTGAAGCCCACCTAAAAGAGgtaatcaaataaaaatgggaTGCCCCCAGCTGCTCTTGTGTCTCTGGGCTTCTCCATGTGTGTGAGGATACAATATCAGGACCTTGGATGAGTCTGGCAGCAGCCAAGGCAGGGTATTTGTCGAGTTCCCCCATCTACCTGTCCCCATTTGTGGGTGTGCAGACAAGATTTTATCATGTTTATCACAGAGCTACGTGCACTGCTGTGCCGCTGCAatgtcacattaaaaaaaaaaaaaaaaaaaaaaaaaagacttcgAAAGAGGAAGTGTCttttgggagaaaaaggagTGAGAGGAAAGACTGGAAAATTCTGAGGAGATAAGTCAAGGAGGAATTGGGAAGCAGGTATTGCTGGCTCTGGGACAAAGTGCAGGAtgctggggaaaacaaaacaacgtAAGTTCcctctgtcctggtttcaggtaggacagagttaattttcctcctggtagctggcagggtgttatgttttggattaggatgagaagagcgctgataacatgctgatgttttaattgttgtagagcaatgcttacaccaagccaaggacttttcagcttctcgctctgtcctgctagcgagcaggctgggggtgcagcaggagctgggaggggacagacccaggacagctgacccaaactggccaaaggggtattccataccatctgacgtcatgctgaacaatatataggggtggctagccggggtggg
Protein-coding regions in this window:
- the LOC118246182 gene encoding interferon-induced protein with tetratricopeptide repeats 5-like encodes the protein MSTISNNSLKKSLLQLECYFTWTLLKEDVDLDYLEESIIDLIDIGFYENLRNYNLLSYVCHLKHSNKEALENLQKAEEFVQKHYPNEIDMKSLVTWGNYAWIYYHMARYEEAQAYVSQVENSCKKLSGTAQLKIQLPEIYVEQGWALLKFGKKYYERAKECFEKALSKEPNNPEFNAGYAIAVYRLEEHSNGTNEEANSTVEILKRAVELNQTDTFLMALLALKLRELRQDDEGERYIEKAMQKTPNLPYFLRYAAIFYRKKGEVDKALEILRRALAVTPKSIFLRHQMGVCYRAKLKQLERAGNPPQDQVEKLTQECIFHFKAVIDQKTKFCSGYIDLAVMYAKAKKYKEAEETFQKAFQINNLTSDEKQSLYYRYGYFHQYCKRSESEAIRYYKEGLKIGGDSYERYMCKTALKKLLGERIRRGLEDEVDFGILGLIHQLDGENREAIECYEKAIERNPDNEEYLSALCELRLSLSS